CAAGCAACAAAACTACCTCCCTTACCATGACCACCTTCGATCTGAAAACCAAGAACCCGATTGTACCATGAAATAGCTTCATGGATTTCACCATTTTCTTTGATTTCATGCCTCACCTTCTCAAATTTAGCCAAAGCTGTGGGTAATAccatagagagagagagagaaagaaagcaCAAAATAAGCAGTAAATTCGGAGAGTTGTTGCAATATATAGGTTATGgtaataattaaacaaatttacaaGCAATTTAAAAGGACAACATCATTAATCCATTTATTCCAGTAAATTATAGCACAAGCAATACGTTTTCTGGTAATTGCTCTCTGCGGAGCAGGTTAATTGGACTATCTAAAGTGCATGATGATCCAAAATAACTGCATTAGCAGAGCTCCTCCTACCACAATTATTCCTTGACACTCATAGGTTGTACAGATTCAGACTACCAATAATTGCATAAGAAATCAGAGGCAAAAGAATCAAGACAATAAAATTGTACAAATACAGACTTCAGCAAAGAAGGGAGGGAAGAAAGCAGGTTCATCAACGAACGGAGACTTAGTAGTACGATAGCAATGCCAATATATCCACAGCAGCCTAAAGACCATGTGTCTTCACCAAGATCACAATGCATGATATGCATTATCCATTATAAAAgaacccccccccaaaaaaaaatattCTCATAGCTATAGTCCCACATAACTAGCATAAAAGAATAACAATGACAAAGTGCGTCATGAAAGCTCTATAATTAGAATGTGAAATGCAAAACTATAGTTTTTGAACCATAAACATTAAACCATCGTACAAGAGTATACAATTACCTAGAGATTCTTGAGATATAATTGATTCGTACTCATCCCTCCTAGCTTTTTGTACTTGGACGGTTCTTTTAAATTCTTCTACTCTAGCTTTTATAGCAGATATTGAGTCCCTCGTAGCCATCTGCTTTGCCTCTTTACGGGTCTTCGCTATACAGCAACATGTTGAAAAAACAtttataaaccatttaaaaaccaCCATTACTTCCGCTAAATTCAAATCCGAGAAACAAGGTGAAAATAGAAAAGCAATGATACCTGCTAAAACTTTGACAAGCTCATCTTCGGCTTCCCTTAAATTAGTTTTCAATTTTGCGAGTTTAACTGTGACATAGCATAACAAGACAATCCCCAATATTCAGATAAAAAGAAGAAACCATAAAACCAGAAGAAGTTAGATTAATGACCATGAGCTTGAGCAGCATCCTGCGCCAGGGCCTTGATGAAATGAAGAGAAGTGGGAAACAAGGCCGTAAAAGAATCTAGGTTCTGCTGATGGACCCGAACCTCTCTGTCGCAGATGGATCTCAGGGACTCCATTTTCGTCTTCGGAGATTGCGCTGTTTCGATCTCCATTTGCGAGAGGAGCATTTgatttgaatgaaagaaaagggGATCGATATTAGTTTTAGCCCGccaatttctttttcctttatttatttattttatcttgcttgctttatcaattgttttttttttcccccttttttgaAAGAGCCTTATCAATTGTTATACAGATGATTTAGCGACAAATTGATCAGTATGACTGAAAATATTCGTACTACGCCTTTGAGACAAGGACACGTGgttcttcaaatattttatttagctatagatttttttatcaaaataattgcATTCTCTTGTaattataacaaattttaattttctgtgtTTAGTTGATAGGATGTGataatatcataatttttttatattatatttagtagtacaaatatgttatgttattttaatttaaaaaagtacatgataatacaattattaataaaaataacaaaaaaaataaaaataaacattatatgtaattttatttaattattttagtgtACCATAATTGTTGAGTtgttccctctttaacatttACCATAGGCTCTTTATCATTATATGTCGGTCCTTAATTGAGTTTATCATCATCTGAAttcatattattaatattatcaagATCTCCTTCTTCTATTTATTCTTCGAAGTatggatattttaattttacatatgAATGAAGTTATGAAGTATGCAATATGCTATTACGATCCAACCTTTTGATGTTATAATAAGGTGGTGTTCTTGACATGTGATATATTTTTTAGAACAATAAATATCCTCTCAACCgtatttaaaattattgaatacCTCAAATTAAACAGTTTGTGAGCTATTTTTGATGCTCGTGCCTGGCTCCATTACCTCACAATATAGTGCgagaaaataaattgtatttgtaTAATTAGCATCTGCTATATAATATTTAGGTTCACGGTGCTAATAtgtcgtaatttgatatgttGAATTAGGCTTATTATGTCACTTAACAAGTTTGTTCTTAAGTAATTTAAGGGATATTTTATTAGTTTAGCTCAATTTGGATTTCCAATTTAATAAGTATAAATAcctctttttattcattttttagatCCAAATTGACTAATTGTGTCATTAAGGATCCTAACGTCTAATTGAGTGTTGTAGGTACTTAACGGTGGCCCAAACTcaaaatacatataattcaagACTATATCATGGGTTAAGCTTAGTCCTATTTAAGGGTTTGGTTATCCACCTAAGCTCGAAAATCTATAGAAGGGTTTACGTAAAAAAATATTAGGCTTAAAAagtgtttttggacaaaaaagaTAGTCTCCTTTAAAATATAGGTCAAATTTGGGCTCAAACATTCAAAACCCAAGCTTAGTCCGACCTAACTCATTTTTATATggtatgtaatttataacacataaaaaataaatctgtagtaataaataatattatcatGTAAACATTAGAAAATTTaagttacatatatataaaaatttaaataatgataaaatatataaaatcattaaatattaaactaaaagtaatattaatattttcaagaatttaaaaataataatgggcAAGACTAAAATGGGTTTAACTTACCTATTTACAAATATACGtagatttagataaaattttaaatttttattttgtgttaGATCAGGTTCTAACacgtataaaatatattaatatttaaatttgacatGAATTTAATCTCAACTCATAAACACCTTTAATTAAGGCtatttaattttaacaaaagTGTTTTTGGCATCGAGGCATGCCGAATTCCTTTTACTAGTTAGGACtgctataaattaaaatttttggtcTGCTTGGGTTGGGTTCGGTACCTATATTTTTGGTCTCACAAAATTGAATGTTCACCGCATACCCTTAGGCCTTAGCTCAATGTTATGGATGAGTCCACCGAGTAACAAACTCCAACTTCTACCCGCCCATTTTCTACCACCGATTTTCCTCGGAAACAAACAGCCTACTTTCACGAGCGCGTtacttaactcaaacttttgagTGTTTAGTTGACGAAAAAAGGTGATTTCAGAGCAATGATGATCCATACGTGTGTAGCTCTTCGTCCGTGTCGGCCTCCCTTGATTAGTTCATCTAAGTCGACCCTTCAACGCCCTCCGAACTGCAAATTCTCTGTTCGAAACTGTATCAGAGACCCAAACAACTCACAGAAGGTACTAACttattgcttcttcttcttttctttcttttttaacgCGTTTCATTGCAACTGGGTTTTGTTTGGTTTCTGCGAAATCTTAGGAAAAGGAAAATGTTGGAATCGTACAAAGGTGCCATTTTGGGTCAGGCTGGTGCAAAAatacttttcattcttttttgaGCTCATCTCTGCGTTTAGCATGAGGAAATTCAatcattttgatgaattttaCTTGATTTCGGTAGTATGGTTCGTTCAATTGAATGTTTCCTAGCTTCACTTCATTGTTGTTGCTTTTGAGAATGAAATGTGGTTTCATGTATCGTAGAAAGTAAGGCAAAAGAATACTTTCTCAGTGATAAACCTAAACCTCTAAGCATCAGAGTAGCTTCTTTATGCATTGCTGAAATGCATAATCAATGATTGATCCTTAGAATGCTTGGCATAAACCTTGCAGTTAGTTTTGGAAGTTAAGGAGAAGCTTGAAAAGGAACATTATGATCTGCCAGTTGGAGAAAATGGAAGAGATGACGAAGACATGATTCTATGGTATCTTAAGGACAGAAGATTTTCTGTCGAAGAAGCTATTGCTAAGTTGACAAAAGCTATTGTATCCTTAACCTTTGCATTCCTACTCTTACAGCTCTAGAATTTTAACTTAGTGCAGTTAAATGATACATTTCTttggttttaaaataattaaagttaatgGAAGCTGATGGGAACCATTACTACTAGTGCATTCTTTTTCAGAAAAAAGAACCAACTTAtctgtttgtttgtttcttttggtCTAGACAGTTGAACCTCATTTTTCAATTGCAAGCTTTCTTGAAATAGAATGAAGAAAATGTTGAGAAGTGTAATTTTATTCTATACCTGAAACCCTTATCCAGTTTCCCTTAAAGCCCTTTTCTAGAGATGGCGTCAAGAATTTGGAGTTGCTGATTTATCTGAAGATACTGTGAAAAGTATAGCCAAGACTGGAAAAGCCTATGTGCATGACTTTCTTGATGTTAATGACAGACCAGTGCTCCTTGTGGTGGCATCCAAGCACCTTCCTGATGTAAGTTTCGAAGATCACTGCCTTGTGTACTTctagagaaaagagaaagaaaaggttTGCTTACATAAATATAGATGATTACCCCTGTTTATGGTGAGACATGACaactattttctatttagtcTGTACCACTGGATATGAGACCATTCTTAAAATAATTGATGCCCTAATTAGACCATAGACTGTATTGTTTTATCCCAAGGATCATGTTTTGTAGGAAATAAGTCAACTAGAATTTAATTTGAATTGTTATACTTCAAGTATGCTTCAGAGATTATTAAGCTTCCCACAAGAGTCATTATTGTCTTGGTCACAGGTGCATGATCCTCGTGACAATGAGAAATTATGTGTGTTTTTGATTGAGAAGGCATTGAGCAAGCTTCCAGCTGGGCAAGAACAAATACTTGGAATAGTTGATCTCCGGGGCTTTGGCACCAAAAATGCAGATCTCAGTTATTTAACTTTCTTGGTAATTTATAAATTAGTTGCAGAACATTGTTGGGAACTTGGTCATTGTATTTTTGTCCCTACCAATATATCAGCATGAAGCTGTAAATAAAGGTGTTTGGTTGGCTAGagataaagaaaaagaagagcaTTGATGTTAATTTCTGAGTTTCTTAAATTGTTGTCtatatgtgttttcatgtaatAATATTCACCATTATTGAGGGAGAAGGAATAGATAGATAGTTTTGTATAATTGGATAGATAAGGTTGTGAAAGTCTTTATGCTGTTAGATTAACTAATATCACGTATGCTCAATTTATAAGTTTAGGTTATAGAAAAATATTATCAAGTAAAAAAAGTGACTTAATATTTCTTCATTTTGGCAGTTTGATGTATTTTACTATTACTATCCAAAGCGGTTGGGTGAAGTTCTCTTTGTGGAAGCTCCTTTCGTATTTCAGCCAATTTGGCAGCTGACAAAGCCCTTGTTAAAATCATACGCTTCTATGGTATGCATATTTATTATGAACTTGTATTGTTCAAGTTTAAGTTAATATTCTTTAGTTTCAAAAGCACTTTCATGCCTCAGAAACTATATTCATACTATGACCAAAAGATTTTGTTACATTTTGCTTATGGCTTGGCCAATATGGTGGGAAATCTCGGTAAGTACGAATACGATTATTTAGTAGAATAGGCGCTAACTTGTATGGTTAAAAGCTAAATTATATATGGTTGAAAATCTCAATATGTTTCTCGCCCTTATGGTCACCTGCAAGTGGCCTTCTCTCTGCTTGAAAATGACAAAATCctttaatcaaatattttttatgattcatAAGTTATTTCTTTGTTCTTCTTATGTTTATTTAACACTTTTTGTAACTCTTCTTCAATGGAAtctattttctgtttttttttttctccatttgcTGATGTTTGAACCCTCTCTTTCTGCTTTACTTTTCACATTATGCTTGCTCTAAAGGTTGTAGTTTTTGATCTCCTTTCAAAACAATTGACAAGACCCTACTCAGTGTCAAAGTAAATCTAGATTACAGAGGATCAATTGTTAGTGTCTTATTCTTACTGATTTTATTTATCATCTGCCTGCTCATGGATCTTGTTTGGGTACTACTGTGTAGCATTTCTTTTCGTTGAGCAGGTATAGAGTCTTATCACCAAATAGCTCCTTAAACTCGACAAACTTAAACTCTGATATCTATTTATGCATCCTAGAGATGCATATTAATCTCTCTACTGCCGTAAGTCATCTAACCCATGCCATTCTGATAAAAGCAGAAGCAATTGCTTTTGTCAGTTTCTTCTTTGTATTGAGAATACTCAATATAATGGGCACTTAATTGTGACCTGTTGGAGGGAGGGGCTCCTCCAATCTGACTATGTGTGTGTGTTTGTTTTGTTTCAGATATAAGATATTAA
This window of the Gossypium hirsutum isolate 1008001.06 chromosome A09, Gossypium_hirsutum_v2.1, whole genome shotgun sequence genome carries:
- the LOC107933604 gene encoding CRAL-TRIO domain-containing protein C3H8.02 isoform X1, whose protein sequence is MMIHTCVALRPCRPPLISSSKSTLQRPPNCKFSVRNCIRDPNNSQKLVLEVKEKLEKEHYDLPVGENGRDDEDMILWYLKDRRFSVEEAIAKLTKAIRWRQEFGVADLSEDTVKSIAKTGKAYVHDFLDVNDRPVLLVVASKHLPDVHDPRDNEKLCVFLIEKALSKLPAGQEQILGIVDLRGFGTKNADLSYLTFLFDVFYYYYPKRLGEVLFVEAPFVFQPIWQLTKPLLKSYASMVKFCSAETVRKEYFTEETLPISFRD
- the LOC107933604 gene encoding CRAL-TRIO domain-containing protein C365.01 isoform X2, with protein sequence MMIHTCVALRPCRPPLISSSKSTLQRPPNCKFSVRNCIRDPNNSQKLVLEVKEKLEKEHYDLPVGENGRDDEDMILWYLKDRRFSVEEAIAKLTKAIRWRQEFGVADLSEDTVKSIAKTGKAYVHDFLDVNDRPVLLVVASKHLPDALSKLPAGQEQILGIVDLRGFGTKNADLSYLTFLFDVFYYYYPKRLGEVLFVEAPFVFQPIWQLTKPLLKSYASMVKFCSAETVRKEYFTEETLPISFRD
- the LOC107933604 gene encoding uncharacterized protein isoform X4, giving the protein MMIHTCVALRPCRPPLISSSKSTLQRPPNCKFSVRNCIRDPNNSQKLVLEVKEKLEKEHYDLPVGENGRDDEDMILWYLKDRRFSVEEAIAKLTKAIRWRQEFGVADLSEDTVKSIAKTGKAYVHDFLDVNDRPVLLVVASKHLPDFDVFYYYYPKRLGEVLFVEAPFVFQPIWQLTKPLLKSYASMVKFCSAETVRKEYFTEETLPISFRD
- the LOC107933604 gene encoding CRAL-TRIO domain-containing protein C3H8.02 isoform X3; this translates as MMIHTCVALRPCRPPLISSSKSTLQRPPNCKFSVRNCIRDPNNSQKRWRQEFGVADLSEDTVKSIAKTGKAYVHDFLDVNDRPVLLVVASKHLPDVHDPRDNEKLCVFLIEKALSKLPAGQEQILGIVDLRGFGTKNADLSYLTFLFDVFYYYYPKRLGEVLFVEAPFVFQPIWQLTKPLLKSYASMVKFCSAETVRKEYFTEETLPISFRD
- the LOC107933598 gene encoding kinetochore protein SPC25 homolog, translating into MLLSQMEIETAQSPKTKMESLRSICDREVRVHQQNLDSFTALFPTSLHFIKALAQDAAQAHVKLAKLKTNLREAEDELVKVLAAKTRKEAKQMATRDSISAIKARVEEFKRTVQVQKARRDEYESIISQESLALAKFEKVRHEIKENGEIHEAISWYNRVLGFQIEGGHGVKFTFNDMNIENPKQEYCLTIRHANDAYSLLDCDPPLNGIGELINELNRTNGLFKFVRIMREKFQEAAALGLQPQSTSFRQGSSAISMSCPALSVSTDISESSTKKNKHRVPLQEVNRQVEEVNYRSKSTSKATENKLYDGRFNRYSKKPN